A stretch of Gossypium hirsutum isolate 1008001.06 chromosome A06, Gossypium_hirsutum_v2.1, whole genome shotgun sequence DNA encodes these proteins:
- the LOC107962264 gene encoding 50S ribosomal protein L34, chloroplastic → MASMPVITSPQCLPTKSIRAHIPSASLTLLTGSRRRISVSSNAANKSSLLHCSFLPSSSSLSFPSSFSGLSLGTDFGSNNGVKNERRRCLVVRAGKAALCQTKRNRSRKSLARTHGFRRRMRTTSGRAVLKRRRAKGRKVLCTKSNPNSGKR, encoded by the exons ATGGCTTCAATGCCAGTAATAACATCACCTCAATGCCTTCCTACAAAATCCATAAGAGCCCACATCCCTTCAGCTTCCCTCACTCTCTTAACAGGTTCAAGGAGAAGAATTTCCGTCTCTTCCAATGCGGCAAACAAGTCTTCCCTTCTTCACTGCTCCTTTCTCCCTTCATCATCTTCTCTCTCTTTCCCTTCTTCCTTTTCAG GGTTATCTTTGGGGACTGATTTTGGTTCAAATAATGGGGTGAAGAATGAGAGAAGGAGATGCCTGGTGGTTAGGGCAGGAAAGGCTGCACTTTGTCAAACAAAGAGGAATAGGTCTCGGAAATCATTGGCTCGAACTCATGGGTTCCGTAGAAGAATGAGAACCACTAGTGGGAGAGCTGTATTGAAACGTAGACGTGCTAAGGGCCGGAAGGTCCTCTGCACCAAATCAAATCCAAACAGTGGGAAACGCTAA